The genomic interval GTCCTTGATGTACATCAATACTTCCGAGTATCCCGATGCCAAGCCCATCGACCTGGGCTTACCTCGTTTGGCCCGATACTACAATAAGCACACGCGGAAGAACGAATTGATCGTGGTGATTCAGGGCCTCGCTGTGGCCGGTGACTCGGTCGTGGGTTTTCGTTACGTGAACGGGGGGAATGGATCGGCTTGGCTGGATGAAGTGGATTTTCTCAATCCTATGGAATTGGCCAATCAAGGCGCCACGCCCTTCTTCTTCAGAGAAGTTGAAATGGGCGGAACCACGAAGTCTCTTTGGAATGTGATTACGGGCCATCAGTACTCGAGCCGTTTGGGCAATCACTTCGCTCCGGGCGCTCATGCTGTCAGTGACTATAAACAGGGCTCTCGAGTTCATGTATATGTGGATAGCGTAGAAGTCGCCACGGGAACCATTACAGCATTATGGCCAGAGACGTACATGCAAATCGACTACGATTTCGGAGGGATTTACTACGTCGAGAAGTACTTGATGATGGGTGCCGAAAATGGAGCGGTCAAGCTTCAAGTCGCTTCCGGGCCCTTTGGAGCGGATGCTGCAGATCAGTTGAACTCCTGGAACAATTGGTTCGATGACGTAGTCCAATTGACCTACGAACGCGATAAGGAGGACGACTGCTAAGCAGGCGAATCGGGGCAAATTGAGTAGATTGTAGGTCTAAAACCTACCCTCATGCTGCTTCGAAAAGCTTTGAGCTTGTGCTTGATTACGCTCCTGGTTTCTTGTTCTCCAACCTCGACTTCATCAGATGAAAAGACCCCTGAACGGGCGACGCTCCTGATGGTAACCACGTACGGTGATATCGAGTTTGAGCTGTACAACGAGACCCCACTTCACCGCGACAATTTTGTAGAGAAAGCCTTCGCGGGATCTTTTGATAGCCTCTTATTCCACCGAGTGATCGATGAATTCGTGGTCCAAGGAGGTGACCCGGAAAGCAAGAATGCGGCGCCTGGAGAAGGATTGGGCAGTGGTGGCGAGGGATTGGTTCCCGCCGAAATACACCCCGACCTTTTTCATAAACGCGGCGCCATTGGTGCAGCTCGCGGTTGGCATCCTGACTTTGCTTCCAGCGCTTGGCAATTTTACATTGTTCAATCCGGACCAGTCGTCGACAGTATTATTGACGCCAACGAAGAGCGATTGAACGGTTGGCTCGGGGAGTACCACGCTTTACATGCTCCGGGAAACGAAATGTGGTTGGATTCTGCGCGCAAAGTCATGAACGCCGAAGACTTGGAGACCTTTGTTGCCATGTACGATACCCTCATGGCCATTCAAGAACAGGAGGTCGATTTTGATCCCTACGTCATTCCCGAGGAGCACCGAGCGGTTTATCGCGCCGAAGGCGGTCTGCCATTTCTGGATCAGAACTACACGGTTTTTGGAGAGGTCACTTCGGGGATGGATGTTGTGGATTCCATAGCCGCGGTGGCTACCGATTCACTGGACCGGCCCATTGAAGATGTTCGGATCCTACGGATCGATGTCCTCTATGCCGGACCGGAAAACGCTCAGAGCGAATGATTCGATTCTTTCGGAAGCTCAGACAAAAATTACTTGCCGAGGGCAAGCTCGGCCAATACCTGACCTATGCGGTCGGTGAAATACTGCTCGTAGTCATCGGGATATTGATCGCCTTGGCCCTGAACAACTGGAACAGTGATCGAAAAGAGCGGGACTTGGAGATTAAGCTGCTCGAGGAGATTCACGAGGACCTGCGTGCTTCATTATACGATTTGGAATCGGGCTTAGAGGTTATTAGAGAGAGCCAGGACATGACTCGAGCCCTACGTGACCATATTATGAATCGGGAATCCGAAAATGAGCTGACCACGAAATACATGTTGAGATTAGGAGCCGACGATCAGTATTTTCCACGTGTTTCTGGATATACGGCCCTACAATCTGCGGGGTTCCAAGTGCTCAGCAATGACTCTTTAAGGCAAGACATCACTTTTGTCTACGAATTGATCAATCCGAGGATCGTCGGCTTGGGAAGGGAGCATCGATCCGTGCGGTTTTTAGAAATGGCGAAGCCTTATCAGGACAAGTATCTCATACTCAGCGACAGTGTCTATTATCGGGTACACCGCGATCGCCAAGACAGCACTCGAATGCACTATCACCAAATCGTTCACTACGACGAGCTTTTGGACGATGAACAGTTCAAGAAGGAGCTGCAGTACATTATTGGTAGTCGAGGACATAAGGTCTTCAACTATCTTTGGGCTATAGATGACACCAAAGAATTGATGGCTGCCATCGAAAATGAAATAGAACGGCTTAAAGCCAAAAGATAAATACCCCAGATCATGAAAAAATTCCTCCTTTTCACCTTTGCCCTGGCCTTGAGTGCCACCGCTTTTGGCCAGAACTCCTGGCGCATCGAACTCAACAGCAATGGCGGGGCCAGCACCGGTGACTTTGCTGGGTCCGATCAAATCAATGATGTCAATGGGTTCTCGGAGTACGCCTATACGGGCGATTTGACGACCAAGTACTTCATTGGGAAACTCGGGATAGGAATTCGCTTCTATACGGCCGGATTCAGCCGTGATCACGAGACGTATAAAACCGCATTGACCAGTTCCTTAACCAGTACATCCACAACGAGCTATTTGGAGCGCCGTGCAGGTTACTTGGCGTACGGAAGTCAAATCGGGGTGTCTTATGATTTTGAATTAGCACCGAACATTGGCTTGGAGCCTAGTTTCTACATCGGATATATGGAGTTGCTGATCCCTGGAGACGAACTCGTTTATTCCAGAAACTTTACCACCCGTCATTACGCGACGGATGTCGCATCCGCTCAAGGAGTCGCCTTTACTCCGGGAATCCGATTGAATTGGCAGGTCCACAAAATTGTCGGGATTTCCTTCAACAGTCAGTTTATGTTCACCAGTATGGAAGAGCAGACCATTGAAGGTGTGGATTATACCGCACTGGAATTGGATCCTGTAGTTGCTCTTCGATCGTACCAGCCCCAGGCCTTCACGGTAGGTATCGGCGTTTACTTTGTGATTCCCACCAAGAAAAACCAAGACTAAATGAAACGTATTTTCCTAGGATTCGTAGCAATAGGGCTTCTGGCCTCTTGTACCTCAGAAGCTCCTACATCTGACCTTGATGCCAAAGTAGAACGCATTGAAAATGGCCTCATGGCTCGCGTTCAAATCGAAGGGGTAGAACCGGAGCGATTCAATATTGAAGAGCGGATCAAAGACTATGGCATACCGGGCGTCAGTATTGCGGTCGCTGTGAATGGGGAGCTCGAGTGGGCCAAGGCCTATGGAATGGCAGACAGTTCGGAAAACCGCGAGCTGACCACCGAGAGCTTGCTCCTGGCCGCCTCAATGAGTAAGCCGGTTTCGGCCACGCGAGCTCATCAATTGATGGAAGAAGGTCGTCTGGATTTGGATGCCAATGTCAACGATTACTTGACCAGTTGGCATTTACCGGACAATGAATTCACAAAGAATGAAAAAGTCACGACCCGCCGAATCCTCAACCATACCGCTGGATTGACCGTTTGGGGTTTCCCTGGATACGATAAAGGAGATACCATACCGACGGTACCTCAGGTGCTCGATGGCGAAGGGAACACCGATTCGGTTCGCGTGTACAAGGAGCCCGGTGAAAGTTGGCAGTACAGCGGGGGTGGCTATACCATTATGCAGCAGATGTTCGAGGACATCGATGGTGCTCGTTTTCCCGACCTCATGCAAGAGCACGTACTCGATCCACTGGGGATGACGGTTAGTACTTACGAGAACCCGCTGACTGAAGACAAGCATCACTTGGCTGCCACCGGTTATCGCTACAATGGAGATGAAGTGGAAGGGAAGTGGCCCATTTATCCTGAAATGGCTGCGGCCGGATTGTGGACCACTCCAAGTGAACTGGTCAAATGGCTCGCTGAAATGCAGCGCATTTACCAGAGCCAAGAAGATGGCCTGTTGAAGGCTGAGACCGTCAACGAAATGCTGGAACCCGGTTTTGAAGAATGGGGGCTCGGTCCTTATTCTGGGGAGCACCTCTTTGGGCACGGTGGGGCCGATGAAGGATTCCGTAGCCGAATGGCCGCTTGGAAGGATACGGCCATTGCCGTAGTCGTCATTGTCAATTCGGATAACGGAGACATCATCCCGGAGATTTATTTGGCCTTGGCCGAAGAGTACGGCTTACCCGGAATTGATCCGACCATGCGCAGCATCACCCCGCAGACCGACGAACAGCTCAGCCGTTTTGCTGGAACGTATTACTTCGAACGCTTTGGGGAGGCCTATTTTGAAGTGAAGGACGGTGCTCTTGAAGTGTCCGCCGACTTCTTTGAGTTTACCTACTTGATCAAGCCCGAAAACGATACCATGTTCTTCAGTGAAGAGGATGGCCAGCTCTACAACTTCAGTTTGGAAGGCGACAGTGCGACTGCTTTTGAGGTGGATGGTTTTGTGTTTGAACGAACCAAATAAATTATAGCCATCACCCAGCTGCAGCGCATCGGTTTTTTTGCAGGTCCGTTGGCCTTCGGGGCCATTGCCTTATTGAGGCCTTTTGACACGGCCATCGTCAACAACGTGTTGGCCGTTGCCACTTGGATGCTCATCTGGTGGATCCTCGAAGTTTTGCCCATTTACATCACGGCCCTTTTGCCGATGGTTTTTTTTCCGGCGTTGGACATTTTGCCGCTCAAGGAAACCTTCATGCCCTACGGCAGCCCTATCGTTTTTCTATTTCTGGGTGGCTTTATCATCGCTTTGGCCATGGAGGAGCGACGACTCCACGAGCGCATTGCTTTTGGCCTCATTCGACTGACCGGCACCCGTCCGCGGCAAATCATCCTGGGCTTCATGATCGCCACAGCCCTCGTGGCCATGTGGATCTCCAATACCGCGACGGCCGTGATGCTCCTGCCCATTGGTCTTTCGGTTACTCAGCTCTTGGAAGAACAAACCACGGATGAAACACTCCTGAAGCGATTTAAACTCTTACTGATGCTGGGCATCGCCTATGCCGCCAATATTGGTGGAACCATGACCCTCATCGGCACCCCGCCCAACATCGTTTTTGCCGGGTACTACCTCGAGGCCTACGGCACCGATTTCCCCTTCGCGCGATGGCTGCTTTTCGGACTTCCCGTCGGAGCCCTCTTGCTGTTTTTCACCTACCACCTCTTGACCAAATTTATTTATCCCCTACGGGGCGATGAAATCTCTGGCGTCAAAGAACTCATAGCCAAGCGTTGGACCGAAATCGGCCCGATGAGCAAGCCCGAACGCTCCGTCCTCATCGTTTTCGCCATCACAGTTTTCCTCTGGGTCTTTGCCGCTCCACTGAACGATCTACTCGGTCAGCGCGTGCTCAACAATACCAACATCGCCATGTTCGGTGGACTCCTCATGTTCACCGTCCCGGTCAACCTGAAAAAGGGTGAATTCGTCCTCGACTGGAAGTCCACTCAAAGGCTTCCTTGGGGGATTCTGCTCCTTTTCGGTGGTGGGCTTGCCCTGGCCAAAGGACTCGATACGGCGGGCATCATCAGCTCCATCGGGAACTACGTAGCCGAGCACGTCAATACCTCACCACTAGTGCTTATGTTGGCCCTTACCGCACTGGCCCTTTTCGCCACGGAAGTGATGTCCAACGTGGCCCTCGTCACCGTTTTACTTCCGGTGGTTATAGGCATAGGACAAAGCACGGGTGTTGATCCCTTACTGCTGGCTATTCCGGTCACACTTGCCGCAAGCTGTGCCTTTATGATGCCCATCAGCACACCTCCTAACGCGGTAGTGTACTCAAGTGGCTACGTCACCGTGCGGCAAATGATGCGCGCCGGATTCTGGTTAAACCTCATTTCCATCCTGGTGATTGTAGGAGTGGTCTATCTCCTACTATCTTAGTGGTCGATGAGTACACGAGTCGTTTCCATTCAAGCCCACGACCATCAACTGGTCGCTACCGTATTTGGCGCAGAGGAACCCAAAGCAATCCTCGTCATCGCCTCCGCCACTGGAGTCCTTCAAGGATTCTATGCCAAGTTTGCTCAGTACATGCAGCACTCAGGGGTCACCACCATCACCTTTGACTACCAAGGCATCGGCAAGTCTCGTGACCGCAAGATGTCGGCCTTTTCCAACAATGCGGCCGACTGGTCCCGTCAGGATTTGGCTAGCGTAGTAGGCTATGCCATAGAGCACAATCCGGGTGTGCCCATCGCCCTCATGGGACACAGCATTGGCGGCCAAATGATTTCGCTCACGAAGCAGCCCGATCAAGTCAAGCGCATCATTTTCGTCGCGGCCCAGTCCGGCTATTGGAAGCACTGGAGCGGAAAAGGTCGGCGCCAAATGTGGTTCAATTTCAAGGTGCTCATTCCTGGCCTCAGCAACCTCTTCGGATATCTGCCCTCGAAGAATGTGACCGGAATGGAAAACCTCCCCAAAAGGATGGCGAAACAATGGACGCGCTGGTGCAACAGCCCAGACTATTTTTTGAGCGAATTCCCGCGGGAGGAAACCAACTTCGATCATTTTAAAGGTCAGGTTTCAGCCTACAGCATCGAAAACGACCGCTTTGCTCCACCTGCCGCAGTGGAATGGTTGTATGCAAATTACAGCAAAGCCGAGGTCAAATACCGGCACTTAGTGCCAGCCGAGTTTGGGGTGAAAGACATTGGACATTTCAAGATCTTCAAAGATCAATTTCAAAATAGTATTTGGGAGCTCCTACGGAGCGATGTGCTCGACGAATAGGCTCAATCGTTCTTGAGCGCGCTCAAGCGAAGTTCGAGGTACTCGGTCACCACATCATTAAGAGAAAGACCCTGGTCGCTGAAGGTGCTGGCGTTGGTCATAATGTTCAGCACGAAGTGGTGATCCAATGCAGTCAGCAGGGAAACATTGAAGCGCTTGAACGAGCCTTGCTCCATGCCTTTTTCATAGATCTTTTCGAGTAGGAAGCGTACTTGTCCGGTGAATTCTTCAATGGTGGCCCAGATGTCCGGGAAGTGGTCTTTGAGCTGCTCCAAGTAGCTTATGGATATCCCTTCAATTCCAAGGCTGATGTTGAGGAGCATGTAACGCAGGGCCTGCTCCATATCATTGGCGGCGAGGTTTTCCATCGAGATGGCTGCGGAAATGTCTTTTAGCACCAGGTGAACACTGGTGTGGTAGATTTCTTCCTTGGTGGAGAAATACGAATAGATGGTGCTCTTGCTCTTGCCCATCAGATCGCTCAGGTCATCAAGGGTCAGCTGACTCAGGTCTTTGTCTTGAAGTAGAGGCACGAGTTCTCGTACCCAGATTTCGGCTTTCGGGGTCAGTGCTTTCCGCGGTCTGTCGATGGCTTTTCTTCCCATAGCGACTTAAAAGATAAAGGATTTACTCACCGCTTTTTCCGGTACTTGAGCCATGGCGTGTTCGGCAATGGCGGTAATGGATAGGGAAGGGTTTACGCCTGGGTTGGCCGAGATCATGGAGCCGTCGATGACCATCATGTTTTCGTAGCCAAAGACCTCGTTCCGTTCGTTGATGACACCTTTCTCTGGGCTATCACCCATGACGGCGCCGCCCAAGATGTGGGCTGTGGCGGGAATGCCGAAGAGTGCTTCGGTCACAAAGGAGCTCGCCTTTCCGTTGACTTTCTCGGCGTACTTCTCGGTAAGTTCAATGGACTCCGGAATGTAAGGGGTAGGCTTCTTGCCGGAACCCATTTTGGTCGTTAGTCCGCCGAAGCGAGAGCGCCCGAAGGTCAAGGTGCTGTCCAAGGTCTGCATGAAGAGCAGGACCACGGTTTTCTTGGCCCAGCTGTTTCGCCAGTAGATGTTGAGGTAGGCACCGGGTGCCTTCAGGAAACCCAGAGTCATGTTGGCGTAGCGAACCAAGTGATTCTTGGATGCGCTGTGGGGCAGATGGGTGAGTTTCCACGCATCGGAGCCGTCGCCGTAGCGGCAGATTTCCAAATGGCTGTTTTCGTCCGTCTCCAGAATACTTCCGATGGCGACGCCGCGAGAGGCATCAATTTGGGGATCCAGAGAGGAGACGCTGATGAGGGTTTCGTTGTTGGTGCGGATATCCTGACCGATACGGTCTGATAGCCGAGGTAAGGTGCTGCGCTTGAGTTTCAAGAGGAGCTTCAAGGTACCCAAGACACCACCGGAGAAGATCACGCCCTTGGCCTTTAGGGTCCGGGTTCGTTTGATCCAGCGCGTGCTGTCTCTAAAGGTCACTGCATAGCCCTGAGAGCCGTCCTCTGGCCCTAGGGGCGAGACATCCGTAACTTCTTTTTCGGCCAAGATCTCGGCGCCTAGCTGTTGCGCTAGGTATAGGTAGTTCTTGTCCAAGGTATTCTTTGAATTGTTGGGACAGCCGGTCATGCAGGCGCCGCAGTAATTGCATCCAGTGCGTTCTGGGCCTTTGCCGTCGAAGTATGGATCAGGAACGGTTTCGTTCGGTTTGCCGAAGTAAACAGCCACGTTGGTCGGGGAGAATTGGTCTTCCTTCCCCATCTCGCGGGCCACTTCAAGGAGGGCCTTGTCGCCGTCGAATAGGGCTGGATTCTTTTGAGCGCCGAGCATGTGCAGGGCGGTATCGTAATGCGGGGCCAGATCTTGTTCCCAGTTCCGAAGCTTGGCCCAGCTACCGGTGGAGAAAAAGGCTTTTTTGGGGACGGGTAGGGTGTTGGCGTAAACTAGGGAACCTCCGCCAACCCCAACGCCGGAAAGGATGTTGATGTGGCGCGTGATGGTAAGCTTCATGATGCCGTGCCACTTGAAGAAAGGCAGCCACAGCCAGCGTTTGAAGTCCCAGTTGTTCTTGGCGAAGTCCTTGCCCTCGCGCCATTTGCCTTTTTCGATCACCAGCACCTTGTAGCCCTTTTCAGAGAGCCGAAGTGCGCTGACCGATCCGCCGAAGCCACTGCCTACGATGATGTAGTCGTAATCCACGGTTTAGGCGCTAAGGGGTAGTTCTTGTTGGGCTTGAATGCCACGAACGCGGGGGTTCATGATGGCAAACCAGAGGGGCGGGAAGAAGGAGAGGATCATCATCCCTGGGTAACCGGTAGGCATCTGAGGCGATTCGTCCATGTGGCGCAGAATCTGGTATTTGCGACCGGCGCGGAAATGATGATCGGAATGGCGCGATAGCTCAAAGAGATGGATGCGCCCGACGACGTGATCCGAGTTCCAGGAATGCTGAGGGGTGACCGTTTCGTATCGGTTGCCCTTTTTCTTGCGAACGAGGCCGTAGTGTTCCACGTAGTTGACCGTCTCGAGGAGGAGGTGGCCGAGAAGGGCGGCGATGAGGAAGTAACCGAGGGTGGGCAAGCCGAAGTAGAGCCCGATAAAGAGGAGGAGGGCGCCTTCGATGAGGTGGTCCGTGATCATTTGATTGTGGAAGGAGAGGAAGCGGTGACCATTGCGCCGTAGGCGCTGAGCTTCAAGCCTCCAGGCCATGGCGTAAACACCGGTGATGGAGCGAATCCAAAAGGCGAAGACGGGCTCGCCGTAACGGGCCGACGCCGGGTCCTCCGGGGTGCTGACCGCCGAGTGGTGGTGGATGTTGTGCTCGTGCATGAAGTGCATGTTGAGCGAAGTCATCAGGTTGATTTTGGCCATCCAGGTTTCGTAGCGTTTGCGGCGATGGCCCAGTTCGTGGCCCACGTTAATGCCGAGGATGCCGCAGCAGAGACCCATCGAAAGGACGCGCCCGGCGATGTCGAGCGGGGCGAGGCCGACCTCTTGCAGGGAGAAGAGGAAGTAGCCGAGGGTGAAGAGTTGGACGGGGAGAGTGAGGTAGACCAGGGCGTCGTAGAGCAGGTTATCGAGCCGAGATTTTTCTTCGTTT from Cryomorphaceae bacterium carries:
- a CDS encoding peptidylprolyl isomerase — its product is MLLRKALSLCLITLLVSCSPTSTSSDEKTPERATLLMVTTYGDIEFELYNETPLHRDNFVEKAFAGSFDSLLFHRVIDEFVVQGGDPESKNAAPGEGLGSGGEGLVPAEIHPDLFHKRGAIGAARGWHPDFASSAWQFYIVQSGPVVDSIIDANEERLNGWLGEYHALHAPGNEMWLDSARKVMNAEDLETFVAMYDTLMAIQEQEVDFDPYVIPEEHRAVYRAEGGLPFLDQNYTVFGEVTSGMDVVDSIAAVATDSLDRPIEDVRILRIDVLYAGPENAQSE
- a CDS encoding beta-lactamase family protein, which gives rise to MKRIFLGFVAIGLLASCTSEAPTSDLDAKVERIENGLMARVQIEGVEPERFNIEERIKDYGIPGVSIAVAVNGELEWAKAYGMADSSENRELTTESLLLAASMSKPVSATRAHQLMEEGRLDLDANVNDYLTSWHLPDNEFTKNEKVTTRRILNHTAGLTVWGFPGYDKGDTIPTVPQVLDGEGNTDSVRVYKEPGESWQYSGGGYTIMQQMFEDIDGARFPDLMQEHVLDPLGMTVSTYENPLTEDKHHLAATGYRYNGDEVEGKWPIYPEMAAAGLWTTPSELVKWLAEMQRIYQSQEDGLLKAETVNEMLEPGFEEWGLGPYSGEHLFGHGGADEGFRSRMAAWKDTAIAVVVIVNSDNGDIIPEIYLALAEEYGLPGIDPTMRSITPQTDEQLSRFAGTYYFERFGEAYFEVKDGALEVSADFFEFTYLIKPENDTMFFSEEDGQLYNFSLEGDSATAFEVDGFVFERTK
- a CDS encoding SLC13/DASS family transporter is translated as MQRIGFFAGPLAFGAIALLRPFDTAIVNNVLAVATWMLIWWILEVLPIYITALLPMVFFPALDILPLKETFMPYGSPIVFLFLGGFIIALAMEERRLHERIAFGLIRLTGTRPRQIILGFMIATALVAMWISNTATAVMLLPIGLSVTQLLEEQTTDETLLKRFKLLLMLGIAYAANIGGTMTLIGTPPNIVFAGYYLEAYGTDFPFARWLLFGLPVGALLLFFTYHLLTKFIYPLRGDEISGVKELIAKRWTEIGPMSKPERSVLIVFAITVFLWVFAAPLNDLLGQRVLNNTNIAMFGGLLMFTVPVNLKKGEFVLDWKSTQRLPWGILLLFGGGLALAKGLDTAGIISSIGNYVAEHVNTSPLVLMLALTALALFATEVMSNVALVTVLLPVVIGIGQSTGVDPLLLAIPVTLAASCAFMMPISTPPNAVVYSSGYVTVRQMMRAGFWLNLISILVIVGVVYLLLS
- a CDS encoding alpha/beta fold hydrolase, translated to MSTRVVSIQAHDHQLVATVFGAEEPKAILVIASATGVLQGFYAKFAQYMQHSGVTTITFDYQGIGKSRDRKMSAFSNNAADWSRQDLASVVGYAIEHNPGVPIALMGHSIGGQMISLTKQPDQVKRIIFVAAQSGYWKHWSGKGRRQMWFNFKVLIPGLSNLFGYLPSKNVTGMENLPKRMAKQWTRWCNSPDYFLSEFPREETNFDHFKGQVSAYSIENDRFAPPAAVEWLYANYSKAEVKYRHLVPAEFGVKDIGHFKIFKDQFQNSIWELLRSDVLDE
- a CDS encoding TetR/AcrR family transcriptional regulator; protein product: MGRKAIDRPRKALTPKAEIWVRELVPLLQDKDLSQLTLDDLSDLMGKSKSTIYSYFSTKEEIYHTSVHLVLKDISAAISMENLAANDMEQALRYMLLNISLGIEGISISYLEQLKDHFPDIWATIEEFTGQVRFLLEKIYEKGMEQGSFKRFNVSLLTALDHHFVLNIMTNASTFSDQGLSLNDVVTEYLELRLSALKND
- a CDS encoding GMC family oxidoreductase, which translates into the protein MDYDYIIVGSGFGGSVSALRLSEKGYKVLVIEKGKWREGKDFAKNNWDFKRWLWLPFFKWHGIMKLTITRHINILSGVGVGGGSLVYANTLPVPKKAFFSTGSWAKLRNWEQDLAPHYDTALHMLGAQKNPALFDGDKALLEVAREMGKEDQFSPTNVAVYFGKPNETVPDPYFDGKGPERTGCNYCGACMTGCPNNSKNTLDKNYLYLAQQLGAEILAEKEVTDVSPLGPEDGSQGYAVTFRDSTRWIKRTRTLKAKGVIFSGGVLGTLKLLLKLKRSTLPRLSDRIGQDIRTNNETLISVSSLDPQIDASRGVAIGSILETDENSHLEICRYGDGSDAWKLTHLPHSASKNHLVRYANMTLGFLKAPGAYLNIYWRNSWAKKTVVLLFMQTLDSTLTFGRSRFGGLTTKMGSGKKPTPYIPESIELTEKYAEKVNGKASSFVTEALFGIPATAHILGGAVMGDSPEKGVINERNEVFGYENMMVIDGSMISANPGVNPSLSITAIAEHAMAQVPEKAVSKSFIF
- a CDS encoding alkane 1-monooxygenase is translated as MKHFGALKYLPVFVLPVLTWYSFNIHGWATFLPFVYVFGFIPLLELFLPADATNFSTNEEKSRLDNLLYDALVYLTLPVQLFTLGYFLFSLQEVGLAPLDIAGRVLSMGLCCGILGINVGHELGHRRKRYETWMAKINLMTSLNMHFMHEHNIHHHSAVSTPEDPASARYGEPVFAFWIRSITGVYAMAWRLEAQRLRRNGHRFLSFHNQMITDHLIEGALLLFIGLYFGLPTLGYFLIAALLGHLLLETVNYVEHYGLVRKKKGNRYETVTPQHSWNSDHVVGRIHLFELSRHSDHHFRAGRKYQILRHMDESPQMPTGYPGMMILSFFPPLWFAIMNPRVRGIQAQQELPLSA